The following are encoded in a window of Penaeus vannamei isolate JL-2024 chromosome 17, ASM4276789v1, whole genome shotgun sequence genomic DNA:
- the Polr3H gene encoding DNA-directed RNA polymerase III subunit RPC8 — protein sequence MFQLAEIRHMVRIPPWLFGQTLNDAVVEELNRKLANKVVLNVGLCIALFDVTSLGDSYIFPGDGASHTRVTFRYVVFRPFMEEILEGTIKSADADGLQVSLGFYEDVYIRRDAMMTNSHFDETDGTWVWDYQTDDETHHLFMDIGEKVRFKVIAEQFTDTTPSAPGMTEGDGAVADRKEGKIPYIVFGAINDQGLGLVSWWTNANGDQGDEEREEEEEEEA from the exons ATGTTCCAGTTGGCTGAGATACGTCACATGGTTCGTATCCCTCCGTGGCTCTTTGGCCAAACACTTAATGATGCAGTGGTGGAAGAGCTGAATCGGAAACTTGCCAATAAG GTGGTTTTGAATGTTGGACTATGCATAGCTTTGTTTGATGTGACATCTTTGGGAGACTCATACATTTTCCCTGGTGATGGAGCTTCACATACACGTGTCACATTTCGATATGTTGTATTTAGACCATTCATGGAAGAGATCTTAGAGGGAACCATCAAGTCTGCAGATGCTGATGGTCTCCAAG TAAGCCTTGGATTCTATGAGGATGTTTATATCCGACGGGATGCCATGATGACAAACTCTCACTTCGATGAGACTGATGGAACTTGGGTGTGGGATTACCAGACAGATGATGAAACGCATCATCTTTTCATGGATATTG GGGAAAAAGTACGCTTCAAAGTGATAGCAGAACAGTTTACTGATACAACTCCATCAGCACCTGGTATGACTGAGGGAGATGGTGCAGTagcagacaggaaggaaggaaaaattccCTACATTGTATTT ggagctATCAATGATCAAGGTTTGGGGTTAGTGTCATGGTGGACAAATGCCAATGGTGACCAAggtgacgaagagagggaggaagaggaggaagaggaagcatga